The stretch of DNA TCCCGCGACAGGTTCGTGCGGTCATCGTACATGGTGAGGATCACGCCGGCGATCGCCAGGTCGGGCCTACCAAGTTCCCGGACCCGCTGAACGGTCGCCATCAACTCGCTGATGCCCTCGAGTGCAAAGTACTCGCATTGCAGCGGCACGACGACCGCGTCCGCGGCATAGAGGGCGTTCAGGGTCAGTCGGCCCAGCGCCGGGGGACAATCCACGAAGACGCGTTCGTACTGCTGGGCAAGGCCTTCGAGCGAAGCTCCAAGCCGCCGGATCCACGCCTGGTCCCGTTGCAGACCCAACTCCGCTCCGACCAGATCCCGGTTCGCCGGCAGCAGGTCGAGGTAGGGAAACCCGGTCGGGACGATCACCTCCGCGGCGTCGGCCTCCCCGGAAAGCACCTCGAACAGGGTGGGTGCACGTCCCGACCAGCCAAGCCCCCGGCTGGCGTTTCCCTGCGGGTCGCTGTCGACGAGCAGCACCCTCCGCTCCATGGCGCCGAAGGCCGCCGCGAGATTGATCGCCGACGTCGTCTTGCCCACGCCGCCCTTCTGGTTGGCGACCGCCAGGAGGTCAGCCACGGCGGATCGGCCGAAGCAGGAGAAGCCGACGGTGCCGGCTGTCGGGCAGACTCACTTCTTCTTCCACGGAACACATCGCCGCCAGCCCGGGCGCCAGTTCACGGCCAGCCCAGACCATCAGACGCCCACCACCCGGAAGCGCCTCGATCAGACGGGCCAATGTGACCTTCGGAAGCCGTACGCCGCGCAGCGCCACGAACTCTACCGCCCCGGCCAGGCTACCCGCGGACTCCGGGCCCACACGCTCCCGAACCACCCGCACCCGCGGAAGCTCAAGCTCCCGAACCGCCTCCGCCAGGAACGCAGCCTTCCGTTCGCGCGCCTCCACCAGGACGACGCTTCGCTCCGGATGCAGGGCCGCCAGTACCAGCCCGGGAAAGCCCGCACCACTGCCGAGGTCGAGAAGCGACGAACCGTCGCCCTCGGTCTTCGACCGACTCCAATACGCCCGAGCCGCAACCGACTCCGCGTAGTGCCGCCGCACCCACACGGCCGGAGAATCCTCACCCACGAGCCGAACCACCCGGTTCCACTGCTTCAACAACTCCGCATGCCGGCCCAACCGCCCGATCGCCTCCCCCGACAACCGATCACCGAACTCCCGGCGGAACAACTCCTCATGTTTCACGTGAAACACCCTGCGAGGAGGGGCTCCAACAGGAACCCTGTTTCACGTGAAACATGCACTACTCAGTCCGCGAACCGCCCAACTCTTCCATCTCCCAGCCGAGGGTATCTCTCCACAATCGGACGTTCTGGACCTTTCGTCCGAAGCACGCAGCCCTTTCGCCCCTTGCATGAAAGAAGCTCGTGCTCGCTGCTTCGCAGCATCGCGCTCAATGCGGACCATAAGGTCCGCGCACCCAGAGAACGGCCGTCAGGCGGCGACACTCTCTACAGCAACCTGACTGCTCCATGCGCGGCCAAACGCCGCTCCAGGTCCTTGCGCGAGCCCAGAATCCCCCTACCTGACGGAGCAGCGTCTAGCGCGCCCGAAGACGCCGACGACGTCCAGCCTGGCCGGGGCCGGAGGAGGGGGTCCCAGGGGGCTGTCGGCAAGCGACGCCCGACGCCATCTCCTGAACCACCGCCCAACCGGAGCGCAGCCGACCGCAGCGAGCGCCAACCTCCCCTCTACTCAGAAAGCGCGAGCGGCCCCTGGGACCCCCTCCTCCGGCTCCGGACAGGCGGGTGCGCTCCGACGACAATCTACAAAGCGCGCTACAAGCTGCGGATGTTGACGCGTTTGAAGTAGCCGTTGCCCTGGCTCTCGGTTTCGACGTCGGGGTCGTCGGCCAGGGTCAGGTGGACGATGCGGCGGTCAGCGGGGTTCATTGGACGCAGGGTGCGGATGCCGCCGCGGGACACCACCTCGTCGGCGACACGGCGTGCGAGGCCGCGCAGACGCTCTTCCTTTCTGCGCTGATAGCCGCCGCTATCGAGCCGGCACGGCACGATTCGTCCCAGTTCCCTGAACATGACCCGCGGCAGGAGGTGCTGGAGCGCAAGAAGGACCTGGCCCTCGTCCTCCACGAGGAGTTCCTGGTCCACCCCCTCGATCTCGACCTCCAGCCGGCCGTCCGCCAGAGCCATCTCCGCCGACACCTCGAGGTCGGCCAGCTCCAGCAGTTGCCGAAGCGCCTGCTGGGCGATCTCCAGGATCTCCTCGGAGTCCACGGCGGGTGAGTCCACGTCCTCCGGCGCCACCATGTCCGGCGCCACCGTGTCCGGCGCCGGCGCGTCCTCTGCTACGTCCGCCAGCGCCTCATCCGAGTCAGCCGGTGCGGCATCGGCAGGCCTCTCGCCGTCGCGGTTGTCGGTCGCTTCGTCGCTTGCTTCGCGCGCCTCCGAACCCGGACCGACCTCCCGCGGGTCGACCCGGATCACCACCCGACGGCGCTTGACGAATCCGTGCCGCTTCTCGACCCGGTCAAACACCACCTGGTCGGGCGACACACCGAAATGGTTCGCCGCCGCCAGCACCGCTCTGGCCTCCGTTTCGCCTGAAAAGAACACGTTCTTGGTTGGTGCGTTCATCTGAGTCCCGTCCTGTGCCTCACTTCTTGGTCTCCGTTGCCTTCGGCGCCACTTCGCCCCCGAGGTAGCCCTTCTTCTTCAGCTTGTTGTACACGCCCGTCTGCACGATTCCCAGCAGATTGTTCGTCAGCCAGTAGAGCACCAGGCCGCTCGGAAAGCTGAACGAGAAGATCGTGAACCAGATCGGCATCGTGTTGATGATCAGCTTCTGCGTCTTGTTGGGCGGCGGCGGCAGCATCCGCTGCTGGAGGAACTGCGAGGCGCCCATGACGAGTGGAAGCACGTAGATCGGATCAGGCAGCGCGAGGTTCTGAATCCAGCCGAGCCAGGACGCGTCCCACAGCTCCACCGCCTCGCTCAACAGCCGGAAGAAGCCGA from Acidobacteriota bacterium encodes:
- a CDS encoding ParA family protein, which encodes MADLLAVANQKGGVGKTTSAINLAAAFGAMERRVLLVDSDPQGNASRGLGWSGRAPTLFEVLSGEADAAEVIVPTGFPYLDLLPANRDLVGAELGLQRDQAWIRRLGASLEGLAQQYERVFVDCPPALGRLTLNALYAADAVVVPLQCEYFALEGISELMATVQRVRELGRPDLAIAGVILTMYDDRTNLSRDVAREVRRHFGSIVCDTMVPRNVRLAEAPSHGMPVLQYDIKSKGAQAYLGLAQELAARRP
- a CDS encoding class I SAM-dependent methyltransferase, with the protein product MFHVKHEELFRREFGDRLSGEAIGRLGRHAELLKQWNRVVRLVGEDSPAVWVRRHYAESVAARAYWSRSKTEGDGSSLLDLGSGAGFPGLVLAALHPERSVVLVEARERKAAFLAEAVRELELPRVRVVRERVGPESAGSLAGAVEFVALRGVRLPKVTLARLIEALPGGGRLMVWAGRELAPGLAAMCSVEEEVSLPDSRHRRLLLLRPIRRG